From the Candidatus Zymogenaceae bacterium genome, the window TGCGGGTCGACTACCTCATCAATAACGCCGGTTTCGGCGGACGAGGGAAATTTTGCGAGAGAGACTGGGAGACCGATCTCAACATGATCAAGTTGAACGTCATCGCCCTTGTCGCCTTGACACGGTTTTTCCTGCCGGACTTCGTAAAACGAAACAGCGGCAGGATTCTCAATGTATCGTCAACGGCAAGCCTCGTGCCGGGTCCTCTCATGGCGGTATACTACGCGACAAAGGCGTTCGTGGCGTTTTTCAGCAACGCCGTCGCCGAGGAGCTCCACGACACACATGTGACCGTAACGACCCTCATGCCCGGAGCCACCGATACGGAGTTCCCCCGGATCGCCGATGTGCAAAAAATGAAGATGTTCGACAAGCCGGCGAACCCACGGAGTGTGGCACAGGATGGGTACGACGGCATGATCGCCGGGAAACTCGATGTCATCTCAGGCGTAGCCATTACCGAGCGGGTGATGCTGGCCCTTGCCCTGTTTGTGCCCAAAAAGGTCAGGCTGAAGCGGGTCAGGAGAATGCATGAGGTGTAGGGGGAATCGTCGATATGTATCGTAATGATATAATTATAATTCTGAGGGGAAAAACCGACGATTGAAAGGACGACGGCGAAAAGAGACCCGTACCAGGTCGACGCCCCGGAAACCGGGGGCTGTTTCGAATAGAAAGCGGGTCTGTACAGCCCGACGGCGGGGTGCGAGCTTTCGCACCCTTTTTTCATTGGAAACGGCATCGGGACGCCCGACGCAAAAATACCCCCTTTCCCATCTCAACACTTTTTGACTTTCTCCCGGTACTGGTATATGATCGGTTAATTTCTCTATCATTTTATTGGAGTCTGGTATGAAATTTTTGAAATGGTTCCTCGGGATACTCGTCGTGTTAATCCTCATTATCTGCGTCGTCACTTTCGGATTTTTCAAGTCAACACTGCCTGAATACGATGGAGAAATCGCCGCTCCGGTGCTGAGTGACGATGTGGAAATCATCAGGGATTCATACGGAATGGCACACATTTATGCGTCGAACGATGCTGATCTCTCTTTTGCCTTCGGCTACGCTACCGCCCAGGATCGGCTCTTCCAGATGGACATGGCCCGCAGGGCCGGCGGGGGACGGCTCTCCGAGGTCCTGGGGGAATCCCTGGTGCCTGCGGACAAGCTCTTTCGCACCATCCGGGCCGAAACAACACTGGAGGAGGCTTTCGAGGCGTATGACACGGAAGTCCAGGCGACGATAGAATCATTCGTTGCGGGGGTCAATTTTTATATCGAACACCATGAGGGGCCGTATCCTCCGGAGTTCCTGATTCTGGGATATGAACCTGACCCCTTTACCCCGGAAGACATCATGGCTATTTACTTTTTCTTGGCCTGGGATCAAAACTACCCGATTGAAAGCGAACTGGTCCACGCTTCCGTGATTGAGGCGGTGGGGGAGGAGATGGCCGATGAGCTCTTCGTCGATTTCCCCCCCGGCTGCCCGACCATCATCCCCAAGGGGGCGCTCTACTTCTCAAGTGTAACCGAGGACATTTTAGACGCCATGACCGTCGTCAGGGAGACTGCAGGTATTACGGGGCTTCCCGCCAGTAATAACTGGGCGATTTCCCCTGAAAAGTCGGAAACCGGCACCCCCATCTTCGCCAACGATCCACATGTGGGGGTGGGAGCCCCCTCAATGTTCTACGAGGCGCACCTTGTCACACCGACAATGAACGTCTCCGGCTCAGTCATATCGGGCCTGCCCGCCATCGTCGCCGGGGCCAATGAACACGTGGCCTGGGGCGTCACCAACGTCAGCGCCGACGACGCCGATTTTTATCTCGAGCGCATCAACCCGGATGATCCGAACCAGTATGAATATCTGGGGAGGTGGGAGGACATGGTGGTCAAAACCGAGACCATCTCCGTCAAGGATTCAGAGGACGTCACGTTCGACATCAGGATGACCCGCCACGGGCCTATCATAGACGATATGAACAAGTACGACGAGCCGGAGGGATACTCCATTTCCCTCAGATGGGTCGCCGTTGATTTTCCCAATTCCCCACAATTCTTCTACTATGCAAACAGGGCCGAAGACATTGAAGACATCGAGAAAGCGGTCGGATTTTACAAGTGCTTCGGTTTCAATTTTGTCTACGCCGACGATCAGGGCAACATCGGATACTGGATGGGCATGGGGATACCTGTGCGGGACGGCTTCACCGGCGGTCTCCCCCTGCCCGGCTGGGACGGCGAGCACGAGTGGAACGGCTATCTTCCCACGGAGCTGCAGCCCCACATGAAAAATCCCCCCTCAGGCTGGATCGCCACCGCCAACAACAAGACGGTGGGGGACGAATACCCCTACTACATCTCCGCCAACTTCGCCACACCCGATCGCTACATCCGAATCAGCGAGATGATGGAAGAGAAGGAGAAACTGGGCGTTGACGACTTTAAAAGGATGCAGTCCGACACAAAGGTGCTGCTGGCCAGGGACTGGGTCCCGCTGCTGCTGGAAGCCCTCGACGGAATGGAGCTCACCGAGACGGAGAATCGGGCCGTGGAGCTTCTTGAGGAATGGGACTACACCTCACCCCCGGACTCCGCCGCCGCGGCGGTGTTTCACGCCTTCTTGAACAACCTGGTTGAGAATATCTTCATGGAGCGACTGGGTGAGGACCTCTACAAGGCGTACGTCGGCAACAATAAAAACATCCCCTTCAACTCCCTCAGGACGATGATCGATAGAGGCAAATCCCCCTGGTTCGACGATCCGACCACCGAAGAAATCGAGGACATGAACGCCGTATTCGTAAAGAGCTTTCACGAGGGCGTAGCGTATCTGGAGGAGGAGCTGTCGCCCAACCCCAAGGACTGGAAATGGGGAGACCTGCACACAGTGACCCTGTATCACTCCTTCGGGAAGAAGTCGGCGCTGTTGGGTCGATTCATGAACATCGGTCCGTTTCCGATCGGGGGGAGTATCTTCACCGTCGCCCCCACGGTTTATCGCGTGGAGCGATCCTGGGAGGTGACCAGCAGCTCGGGAATGAGGCACATCATCGACCTTTCCGAGAACGGCGACTCATACCGCATCATTCCGGGCGGCGTGAACGGAAATTTCATGAGCCCGCATTACGACGACCAGGCGAAAATGTGGGTGGACTATGAATACCGCCCCTTCGTCCTTGAGCGGGAAAAGGTGGAAGAAGACGCAGTGCATACCCTGGTCCTGAAGTCGGAATAACAAAATAACATCAAGACACGCCGTCCCCGTGTTTATACGCGGGGTCGGCGTTTTTTTATGACCGCTGCACGGTGCGCATCGATACCACACGTGCAACAGGGATCGCGTTTCCCCCGGTGTTTTTCGTAACATTGGAAAGCAGGAAAACAGCAGAGTGTCATATGCGGTAATCCATATATGTGATTACAAATTGTCCGAAGCCTTAACACATAAGAAGATGTGTATGCCGGACGAAAAGGCAAATATAATTTTAACATTATTTTAATGACACACTAACAATTTCAATATATTGTTTTATGTGAGATGAAGAAGATGTCTTTCACATGGTTACGGTGCATACGAAGATATGTCATGATCCCATACGGAAAATATGTGCGGGAATGGTGCCGTGCTTTTTGGGATTCTCTCTGTGACCAAAACGTACGATCCCGCCGATGCGAACAAAGGCACCGTTCGTATCGACCGTGATCAGCAACAAGGAAAGGAGGAAATATGCTTATCAAACGTATGATCTACGCCGCTTTGATGCTCATGGTTTTCGGTCTCATGATCGGCTGCGGGGGACCGGCAACACAACCGGAGGAAAACAACGGCATTCACGAAGAATCGATCTCCCAGGATGAAGAAGGGGCTTTGGAATCAGGTACGGATACGAAGCTGGACCTGATGAAGGCGTACCTCGATTCTTCGGAGGAGATGCTCTCGAAGCTTGATGAAAGGATCAACGAGAAGAGGGAGGAGGCGGATCAGCTGGAAGAAGACGCCCGCATCATGATGGAAGAGCACCTGCAATTGATCCAGGAGAAACGGGATAATGTGGATCTCCTTCTGGGTGAAATGCGGTCCGACCTCGACGAATTGATCATCACCCTCAAGGACGAGGGGACGGAAACGATCGGCGAGGCGGAGGACACATTCTTCTCTGAGCTCGATAAAAAGAGGGAGGCTCTTGAGGAGGAGATACAGGCGTTGGAAGATGTCTACAATGAAACATTTCCAAAAGGAGATGAGACATCGACATCCGAATAACCGCCGATGATGCTTCCCCTTCGTTCACCGACACGCAGGTTGATTGACGGGGAAACCGCATGAAAGAGCGCCCGGGGGGTTGTATGTTCCCTCCGGGCGTGTTTTTTCCGTATTCCCGCCCATTACTGTCTATGTGACGGAAGATCTACATGTGGGGCGTTCGGGGATTTTTTATATCATCCGTCCGCAAGACACGGGAGATTTTTTCCTCACAATCGGTCAACGGACATCACTCATCGATTAAATCTTCCCCGCCCAGCTTCCCTTCCTTCTTGAAATATCCGAAAATGCCCTTCTGGGGGTAGATGTCCTCGAAAAACAACACCATCAACGCCCCGATACCGACCACAAATGCGGAAACCAGGAACACATCATTAAAGGCGTTGACGGCAGACCAGCTTCCCAGGTACTGAAAGAGGTATGCCCGGGCGATCTCGGAGCTTCCGGCAAGCGAGCTGCCCAGTCCGTTGAGATTTTCACCGATTTTCGAAAGGAGAACGGCAAGCGGGGTGTTGTCGGGTGTCAAGTGGGTATAATATTCGGCGCTGTGAAAGGCCTGTCGTCTTGTAAGCATCGAGCTGAATATGGCGACACCGAAGGCCCCCGATACCTGCATGATCACATTGAGGAGTCCCGATGCCAGGCTTACGTGTCGCTTGGGTACCGCGTTGATGGTGGCCACCATCAATGGCGCCATCAAAAATCCCAGCCCGATTCCACGAGTGATAAATCCATACAGTAAAAAACCATAACTGGAGTGGAGTGACAGCTTGCTGTAAAGATACAGCGAATATGCGGTGATAAGACCGCCGAGGACCACAGGTATTTTGGGGCCGATGCGATCGCTGATATTTCCCGCCAGCGGCATGCTCACGGCGACGGCCAGCGCGGAAGGCATCATGAGAAGCCCGGTACTGAAAGCGGTATATCCCATAAGGTTCTGCAAAAAGAGGGGCATCAGAAAGACCGATGCGAAGAGACCAATGGAACGAACAACCCCCAGGACACATCCAAGAGAAAAGTTGCGACTGTTGAAGATGGAGAGCTCCACGATGGGATTTTTTATCAGCCGCTCGATGATCAGGAAAATGAAAAAGGAAAAATACGCGGCACCGAACAGCGTCAGGATATACGAAGAGTGCCACCCCTCCCGTTCACCCTGAGTAAAACCCAACAGCAGGCCTGCGAGGGTGAGCGAAAGAAAAAGGAATCCGGGAAAATCGAAACGCACACTTCCGCCGTGCCCGCGATCCTGCCTGAGGATAACCATCGCCAGGGCGATAACTGCGACGCCTATGGGAATATTGATATAAAAAATGGAGCGCCAGCTCACGAAATCAACCAGATAT encodes:
- a CDS encoding SDR family oxidoreductase, whose protein sequence is MTNQNRKTALVTGASSGIGKEMARIHAERGGDLVIVALEKELLDELKTELEKKYSTNVLAIAKDLTHPDAPQEVYNAVRDSGMRVDYLINNAGFGGRGKFCERDWETDLNMIKLNVIALVALTRFFLPDFVKRNSGRILNVSSTASLVPGPLMAVYYATKAFVAFFSNAVAEELHDTHVTVTTLMPGATDTEFPRIADVQKMKMFDKPANPRSVAQDGYDGMIAGKLDVISGVAITERVMLALALFVPKKVRLKRVRRMHEV
- a CDS encoding penicillin acylase family protein; this translates as MKFLKWFLGILVVLILIICVVTFGFFKSTLPEYDGEIAAPVLSDDVEIIRDSYGMAHIYASNDADLSFAFGYATAQDRLFQMDMARRAGGGRLSEVLGESLVPADKLFRTIRAETTLEEAFEAYDTEVQATIESFVAGVNFYIEHHEGPYPPEFLILGYEPDPFTPEDIMAIYFFLAWDQNYPIESELVHASVIEAVGEEMADELFVDFPPGCPTIIPKGALYFSSVTEDILDAMTVVRETAGITGLPASNNWAISPEKSETGTPIFANDPHVGVGAPSMFYEAHLVTPTMNVSGSVISGLPAIVAGANEHVAWGVTNVSADDADFYLERINPDDPNQYEYLGRWEDMVVKTETISVKDSEDVTFDIRMTRHGPIIDDMNKYDEPEGYSISLRWVAVDFPNSPQFFYYANRAEDIEDIEKAVGFYKCFGFNFVYADDQGNIGYWMGMGIPVRDGFTGGLPLPGWDGEHEWNGYLPTELQPHMKNPPSGWIATANNKTVGDEYPYYISANFATPDRYIRISEMMEEKEKLGVDDFKRMQSDTKVLLARDWVPLLLEALDGMELTETENRAVELLEEWDYTSPPDSAAAAVFHAFLNNLVENIFMERLGEDLYKAYVGNNKNIPFNSLRTMIDRGKSPWFDDPTTEEIEDMNAVFVKSFHEGVAYLEEELSPNPKDWKWGDLHTVTLYHSFGKKSALLGRFMNIGPFPIGGSIFTVAPTVYRVERSWEVTSSSGMRHIIDLSENGDSYRIIPGGVNGNFMSPHYDDQAKMWVDYEYRPFVLEREKVEEDAVHTLVLKSE
- a CDS encoding DHA2 family efflux MFS transporter permease subunit, with translation MDHKPHTASPADANDRYKWLVLFIVIMGSFMAILDNSIVNVALPHLMVTFSSNLEEIEWVVTGYMLAFAILMPVTVWLRDALGLKNAFILALMFFIIGSALCGVSWNRETLIFFRIIQAIGGGALMPTGLTMVAEVFPPEERGMAMGIWGAGATIAPAVGPTLGGYLVDFVSWRSIFYINIPIGVAVIALAMVILRQDRGHGGSVRFDFPGFLFLSLTLAGLLLGFTQGEREGWHSSYILTLFGAAYFSFFIFLIIERLIKNPIVELSIFNSRNFSLGCVLGVVRSIGLFASVFLMPLFLQNLMGYTAFSTGLLMMPSALAVAVSMPLAGNISDRIGPKIPVVLGGLITAYSLYLYSKLSLHSSYGFLLYGFITRGIGLGFLMAPLMVATINAVPKRHVSLASGLLNVIMQVSGAFGVAIFSSMLTRRQAFHSAEYYTHLTPDNTPLAVLLSKIGENLNGLGSSLAGSSEIARAYLFQYLGSWSAVNAFNDVFLVSAFVVGIGALMVLFFEDIYPQKGIFGYFKKEGKLGGEDLIDE